In Edaphobacter aggregans, the sequence GGAGCGACCTGTGCGATGAGGTCGAAGAGGCGTAGCATTGGCTCGCTCTTGCCGACAATGTTTTCGAAGTTGTACCGCTGCTTGAGCGTCCGTTTAAGCTGGATTATCTCTTCTTCGGCGCGATGCTTTGCGATGGCGGTGCGAATGTCCGCGAGCAGCTTCTCGTTGTCCCATGGCTTCTGGACGAAGTTCTCAGCGCCTGCGCGAATGGCATCGACCACGTTACCAACTGTGCCGAATGCAGTGATCATGATGACCGGCAGGTTGGGCTGCATCTCGATGATGCGGGGCAACAGATCAAGTCCGCTCTCACCGGGCAATGCAAGGTCCAGCAGCAGCAGATCGAACTCATTGCGCGAGATCAGATCCATGCCCGTCGCGCCATCGCCCGCCATACTGACGGTGAAACCTTCCAGCGTCAGCAATGTATCGAGCGATTCGCGTATGGCCGCCTCATCATCGATGATCAAAATGCGGGGGCTGCCGGCGATATGCGCCGTATCTTGCGGGCGGGCGGACTCTGCGGCCACCGCGGTTGTTTCAGACATGAATCGTCTTCCTCTCCAACTCCTGCGTATCACTTGCGCGCGCGGGCTCGGGGATCACAGCAGTCCGGCCGCCGGAGGTAGGGAACTCCAGCTGGAAGGCTGTGCCGATGCCAACCTCGCTCTCGACGTGGATCTTGCCGGCATGCTCCTGCATGATCCCATAGCTGACTGCCAACCCAAGGCCTGTGCCTTTATGCGCGCCTTCCTGCGGTTTGGTCTTCGTGGTAAAGAATGGATCGTAGATGCGGTGCAGATGCTCGCGTTCGATACCCCCGCCGGAATCCTGAATGCGAACGAGCACCCGTCCCGCCCCACTGAAGGTTGCAATCCGCAGCGTTGCATTGGGGGTGCCTAGCATAGCGTCCTTCGCGTTCAGCATCAGGTTCAGGATGACCTGCTGCAGCTTGCCGCGGTTTCCATGGATACGCGGGAGCTGCGGGTCAAAATTGGTCTCGACACGAATCTTCGCCGTCTTCAGCTGATGGTCAAGCAGGGCAATCGTATCGCGTAACAGTTCGTTAAGATCGACGTCGGTGAACTCCGTCCCGCTGGTGCGAGAGAAGTTCAGCAGTCCGTTAACAATCTCCGACGCGCGGAAGGTCTGCTGCGTAATCTTCTCGAGCACCGGCGCGAGGCGCTCGTCATCTCGCATATATTTGGTCAACATTTGGGCATAGCTGGAGATGACAGCCAGCGGTGTGTTGACCTCGTGCGCGACCCCGGCGGCGAGCAAGCCGATCGAAGAGAGCTTCTCAGATTGTGTAAGCTGAGCCTCGAGCTGCATCCTGTCTGTAATGTCATCGACCAGAATGATCCGTCCGACAGTGATGAAGTCGCGTGTGACCAGCGGCGCGATGGCAATATTGGCGGTCCGCACCTCACCGGTCGGCAGTGCTAGACGGAACTTGTAGAGTGTATGCGTCCCCTGCTCGTCGCGCACGCTGTTGAATCGTGAGACGAACTCCGGCGGGAAGACAGAGGAGAGCGGCTGGCGCAGCGCATCGATCCGAGGCTTCGCGTACATCGCCTCCATCTGTGCGTTCCAGCTTTCGATCCTGTCGTCCAGATCGACCGCGAAGATGCCAATGTTGATCGATTCAACGATGTTCTCGTTGAACTCCTTCAACCGCTCGAAGTCGCTGATCTTCTGCTCAAGCCGACGGTAGAGCTGCGCGTTTTGAATAGCGATACCGATGTAGCCGGCCAGCGACTCCAGCAGTTCCATGTCTTCGCTGGAGAGGAAGTCTCCGTCATCCGTGCGTCCCAGACCGATCACCGCGACCGTCCTGTTGCCGCCTCCCTCGCGATTGGCAACGCGGCAGGGCAGATAGTAGTTCAGGTCGAGCCTGCCTGCGCTTGAGCGCTGCGCCTCCGGCAGACGTAGTACCTGCTGCGGATTCTCGAGGAAGATATGATTGTTTGCGCCCGGCCGGTCGAAGTCGAAAAAGCGCACGTCCAGCGCCTTAAGGTCGGTCGCCTGCAGGTTCGTCAGTCCGTGTGATGCCGCCAGTTCAAAGTGTCGCTCGGCAAACGTATCATCGGTCTCCTTAGCAAGGAAGACCGCGACTCGCGTTACCAGCAGCGTCTGCGGCAAACGCTCGACGATGGAATCGACCAGCGCTCGCAGATCGGTCTGCGAGTTCAGCCCTCGGCCAAACTCCACCAGGGTCTCGCGGTAGTCGAATCGCTTTTGATCAAAGATCCGATCGACTCGCGCCTGAATCGCCCGCTTCAGCGGATCAAAGACTAGGCCGGTTACGATGACTGCAGCCAGAAATCCCCACGTACGCAGGCTGGGATTGTTTAGCCGTGCACGAACGACCTCTGCCGTTAACGCAATCACGCCGAAGTACAAGCCCACGAGCGATGCCGTAGCCAGCGTGTAGGTCACACCGCGCTTGAATATCAGGTCGACGTCCATCAACCGGTAACGCACAATCGCCCAACTGAAGGTCAGCGGAACAAAGACCAGCGAGAGCCCAGCTAACTTCTGCAGCAGGGTCGGCACGGCCGCATCCGACAGATAGGGGATGACATAAAGGACCGTGAACGGCGTAATCGCGATCATCGTGCCGCGAGTGAGCCACTTCAATTGCTGCCGCTCCAGCGCAGACTCAGCTCTCTTGTATCGGAACTGGAAGACGATTCCTGCGATAACGTAGTAGAGCGCGAGATATCCGACCGCGATCTGGTCTAGACGATGGCGCAACACCTCGGTCGCCGACCAGTAGTGAAGCGCGACAAACTGTAACCCGATAAGAAAGATTCCCGGCAGGTAGAGGGCTACCGTCAGGAGGCGTCGGCCAAGGCGTTTGCGCTGCTCTCCTGAGGCAAAGCTAATTGCAAAGTGCAGGAAGAGCGCCGGTTGTAGCGCTCCGGCCGCAATGCGACCCCAGTAGATGATCGAATCAAAGGTGTCGAATTTGGTGGTGTAGTTGAAGGAATACAGCACAAACGAGACGAGACAGAAGACGTAGAAATGCGTCGATTTGGGCGCAGTCCATCGTCGGAACAGGACGTAGATCCCGATACACAGGTACACCAGCGCAATAAATCGCAGGCCGAGGTTGATGGACCGATCTGTCGGCTCCAGAATCACCTGAATATCGAGCTTAGCCGCACCCGAAAGATCGCTTGCGTGGGGAAGCGGCCTGAGAATCGAGTAGGTCGCATGGGCCCAGATGCCGCTGTGGAACATCTCGCGGACAAACGGAGCCAGCCGCTCCGTCGGTCTATCGTTGATGCTAACCAGCACGTCCCCGGCGCGTACTCCGGCCCGCTGACCTGGTGAATCGGGGGGAACCTGCTCGGCTCGTAGACCACCCTGGGTTTCAACCCACCAGATGCCGTCCGTCGGTACGTCAAAGCTGCTTTCGCGCTCGAAGTTCATCGCGGCGAGCACACAGGCCGCCACCGTCGCCAAGGCGAGTGCGATAGCCAGAATGCGCGTTTGGGCAGCGTTCTTCATACAGCGTCAACCACGTATAAGCACATCGAGTTCCAAACTCGCGTGCAGCCATAAAGCACGGTTGAGCAACAATTCCCCGTGCGATAGCTACAGAAAATCATAACCGATTCCGTAATTCAGAGATTGGAACTTTGGCCGCTTGTTTCAATAAGGTAGACGTTTTCTGTGAAGGCCGGGCCTACACGGCGGCTATTCCTACCCACGGGTGAAACAATACCCTCAAATATGTTTTAACATTGCTGTAACATTGAGTGGATGGGATCGCGAATCAAGCTTTGGCGTGACCGAATGGCTAGTCCTTAGGGCAATGGCGATGACATCACGGCATACAGATATCGTTGAAGGATTTGTGTTGGTGGATGGGAAGAAGATCCACTACCAGCGCGCTGGCCGCGGACGTCCGCTCCTCCTGCTACACGGACTGGTCGGTTCTGCCAGAAATTGGCGCCTGAACATCAGCTTCCTCGCAAGCCACGCCACCGTCTATGCCGTTGACCACTTCAATATGGGCGAGTCGGAGCGCGTTCCCGGTCTCGATGCCAGCCTTGCAGCCACCGCCGATCGCGTTGCCGCTTGCATGGATGCCCTAGGCTTGGCTGAGGCCGATATTGCTGCCCATTCGCACGGTGGCGCCGTCGCCATGATGCTTGCCGCGCGACATCCTGACCGTGTCCGCCGGCTCATTCTTTTCGCTCCAGCAAATCCCTTCTGCGATCTGGGCCGTCAACTTATCCGCTTCTATCAGACGCGTTTTGGCGTGTGGTTCGCCCGTCAGATTCCCCTCGCTCCAAGAATGCTCAAGGCGACCGCGCTAAGCCGCATGTACGGCGATCCATCGCGCGTGGAGAAGGGCGCTCTTGAAGGCTACACGGCTGGTCTGCGCGTGCCGGGCACAATCGATCATGTGCTGCAGATCGTCCGCCGCTGGTCGGTCGACATGGGCCTACTTCGCGAGGCGCTGCCCGTAGTGGCGGAAAAGCCAACGCTGCTCATCTGGGGAGACCGCGACCGAGCCGTCGGCCTATCCTCGGCCCGCGAGCTTCAGCGCATTCTCTCCCGCGCCAGCCTCATGGTCATTCCCGGGGCCGGGCACATCGCCTTCGAAGAGATGCCGGACGTATGCAACCGTGCCATGCAGGATTGGATATCGAGCCCCTTGCCCGCCGAGCAAGGTTTTTCTCCAGCCAAAACAAGCGCAGCCTAGTTCAGGCAGAAGTGAGTCCAAACGTCTCCTGCATCCAGGAACGGATCGCTGCCTGCATCTGGTCGAGCTTCGGTCCCGGAGATGAAGCCGTCCCCTGAAAGAAGTGCTCCGCGCCCTCGATCCACACCATCCGTTTCGGGTCCGCAGCCCTTGCGAGCATTGGCTCGACAGCATCACGCGGCCCGAACTGGTCTTCCGTGCCGCTGACGAACAGCTTTGGCTGCGTGCAGTGCGTCAGAAACTCGTACGTGTAACTCCTGCCCTCGGCGCGGTAGGGAACACCCAGGCCAATCAAGCCTTTGACCCGCTCATCACCGCAACCAGCACGCATTCCCACGAACGATCCAAACGAAAATCCCGCCAGCAGAATCGGCAGTCGAAGATTGCTCTCCATCCACTCCAGCACCGCGCGGGTATCGTCCAATTCACCCAGACCGTCGTCAAACTCACCCTCACTTAGCCCAACGCTGCGGAAGTTGAACCGAACCACCGGCAAACCAAACGACGAGAGTGCCTTCATCGCGTGATAGACAACCTTGTTGTGCATCGTCCCGCCGCCCAGCGGATGCGGGTGGCAGACAAGTGTGGCATACGGAGCATCTTCGCGCCCAGTGTTCAACACTGCTTCCAGCCTGCCCTCTGGCCCCCGCAGATCATCGATCGATCGAATATGTGACTGTGTCATCCACCCCAGTTTACGAGGTGCCAGCCCGTCGAACCTATCGGACGAACCAAATCCGTATCGTATGCTGGAGCTATGCCCATCGATCCTATTCAGCTCACCAAGCAGCTCGTGGATATTGAGTCCACCACCTATTGCGAGGGGCCAGCGGGAGCTTTTCTCTACGAATACCTAACCGATCAGCGTTACGCAGTCGAGCGCACCCGTGTCGCCCAGCCCGACCACTCCTGCACTCCCGGCGCCGGCAACGGAGATCGCTTCAACGTCTACGCCGCGCTCCCCGGCGTCACCCCGGACGTCGTCCTCTCGACCCACATGGATACTGTCCCCCCCTACTTTGGCTGCACCGAGGACGATGAGTTCCTCTACGGCCGCGGCTCCTGCGACGCCAAAGGCATCATCGCCGCGCAGGTCGCCGCAGCAGATCGCCTCCGCGAAGCCGGAGTCAAAGTAGGTCTGCTCTTCGTAGTCGGCGAAGAACGTGACTCCGCAGGCGCCGCCGTCGCGAATCTCCATCCAAAGGGATCGAAGTTTCTGATCAACGGCGAGCCCACAGACAACCGCCTCGCCCTCGCCTCCAAAGGAGCCCTGCGCGTCGAACTCCGCGCCAAAGGCAAGATGGCCCACTCGGCCTACCCGGAGCTGGGCGACTCTGCCATCGACAAACTCATCGCCGCTCTCCACGACATCCTCGCCATGCCGCTACCCGTCGAGCCTGATCTTGGAGAGTCCGGCGCCTCCACCCTGAACATCGGCCTCATCGAAGGGGGCCGCGCTCCCAACGTCATCGCCGACAAGGCCGAGGCCCACATCCTCATCCGCCTCGTAGGCCCAGCCGACGAGACCAAGCAAAACATCATTAAGACAGTAGGCGACCGCGCCGATGTAACCTTCTCACTCGAACTACCCTTCGTCCGAATGCGCAAGGTCGGTAACCTGCCGACAATGGTCGCAAAGTTCACCACGGACATCCCTTCGCTGACGAACTGGGGCGAACCGTTCCTGCTAGGCCCCGGCTCCATCCACGTCGCGCACACACCGAACGAGAAGATCAGCAAGAAAGAGCTGCACGAGGCTGTCGATCTCTACACCGATCTGGCCGTCAGCCTCGTCAGCTAAAAAGAGACTGGCCCTGACTTACTTTCCGAAAGACTCAGCTTCAATCGACTGCACTGTAAGGTGAGTTTTCTCCTGCAGAAGAGCAAGAAGCGTTGGATCAATCTCTTTTTGCCGTCCGCGATTGTCGGCAGATGACCAACGGCTGCCATCAGCGAATTCTAAGACGATGGCAGGGCTGTGCTGGAGAGTGCCATCTCGAAGACGAACTCCGTCGACTGTCAAGACGGTTTTTATGTCGGAATAAGGATGATAGGTGGAGCGTAAGGATGCATATCCGCCGATCTTGAGACCATCCTGGTCAAACGATGTATGCAAAGGCAGAGCCAGTAAAGTCAAACAGCCGATTGGTAACGCGACAAAAACTATCAGAATCCTCAAAACGCGAGTCGCATTGAAACCCATTTTAGCGTTAGACCAAGCGGCATATTTCATTGCTCGCTGTCTATTTCCAAATGTCGACCAGGCGATAAACGTCAGTTCCCATGTCAACGAAGCAGCGCCGAATAGGGGAAAGAAACACCATATAGCCCTTTCGGGCAAAAGGGTAAGAATGGCGGGATTGTCTCGACCAGCCAATAATCCATTAGCCCAAAGAAGGAACGTATAGCTCCCGTAGGCAAACGTTGCCGCGACAAGGATCATTACTAGAGCCAAACCCCACTGCAGTTTAGAGAATTCCTCTGTGAGTTCACTCGAGACCTGAGTGCTTTCAGGAGGAGGCGGCATATACTTGCGGGCTAATGCAAAGACCAAGGCAACCGCAGCAGGCACAGCAATACGTCGGGCGATTTCAGCGAAGGCTTGGAGATGACTCATGGAATAGCTCGAGTCTAACCGAAGGAAAGTCAATCACCAATGCAAGAAGAAGTCCGTAAGCGCCGACTTCAGCCTAGTCAGCTAGAACCCGCGTCGATACCGGCTGAATTAGGCCCCCGTTTTCCTCACCCGACAGGGGCTTAACATGGAACTATGGCAGCAGAGTTCACCCACCTCCATCTTCACACCGATTACTCCCTCCTCGATGGTGCCTGCGACGTAGACAAGCTCGCCTCCCACCTCAGCAAAATCGGCCAGACTGCTGCCGCCATGACCGACCATGGCAACATCTACGGAGCCGTCCACTTCTTCGACGCCATGCAGAAGAAGAACATCAAGCCCATCCTCGGCTGCGAACTCTACCTCTCCGAGACCGACGACCACCGCGAACTCAGCGGCGGCTATAAGCACTTTCTAGTTCTCGCCGAGAACGAAACCGGCTACAAGAACCTCGTCCGTCTCACCAGCGAGGCTGCACTCCACGGCTTCTATCGCAAACCCCGCGTCTCCAAAGAATTTCTTTCCCGGCACTCCGAAGGCCTAATCGGCTTCTCTGGCTGCCTCGCTGGCGAACTCAACCAGAACCTGATGGCGGGTAAGTACGACGAGGCCAAGCGCACCGCAGGCCGGTTCGAAGAGATCTTCGGCAAGGGAAACTTCTTCCTCGAGATCCAGGACCACGGCCTTCAACCCGATAAAGCCGTCTGCGAAGCGCTCTACAAACTCGAGCGCGACCTTAACATCCCGCTCATCGCAACCAACGACAGCCACTACGTCGCCGCAGACGACTCCCGCGCCCACGAGATCCTTCTCTGTGTCCAGACCGCCGGGAGCATGAACGACCCCAACCGGTTCAAGTTCGACACGCAGGAGTTCTACATCAAGTCGGCCGACGAGATGCACCGCACCTTCCGCGAGCATCCCGAGGTCTGCACCCGCACCATGCAGTTCATCGACCGCTGCAACCTCAAGCTCAGCAAGGTCGACAACCCATTCCCCGAGTTTCCCGTCCCCGAAGGCCACACCCTCGACAGCTACTTCGAGGAGGTCTGCCGCGAGGGCCTCCGAAAGCGACTCGACACTGCCGTCGCCCACCTGCGCGAACGCGGCCTCCTACGCAAGACAATCGCCGACTACGAAGCGCGCCTCAACCGCGAACTAGACTGCATCAAACAGATGAAGTTTCCCGGCTATTTCATGATTGTCTGGGACTTTATCCGCTACGCCAAGGAGCAGGGAATCCCCGTAGGACCGGGCCGTGGTTCCGCCGCCGGCTCGCTCG encodes:
- a CDS encoding ATP-binding protein, with the protein product MKNAAQTRILAIALALATVAACVLAAMNFERESSFDVPTDGIWWVETQGGLRAEQVPPDSPGQRAGVRAGDVLVSINDRPTERLAPFVREMFHSGIWAHATYSILRPLPHASDLSGAAKLDIQVILEPTDRSINLGLRFIALVYLCIGIYVLFRRWTAPKSTHFYVFCLVSFVLYSFNYTTKFDTFDSIIYWGRIAAGALQPALFLHFAISFASGEQRKRLGRRLLTVALYLPGIFLIGLQFVALHYWSATEVLRHRLDQIAVGYLALYYVIAGIVFQFRYKRAESALERQQLKWLTRGTMIAITPFTVLYVIPYLSDAAVPTLLQKLAGLSLVFVPLTFSWAIVRYRLMDVDLIFKRGVTYTLATASLVGLYFGVIALTAEVVRARLNNPSLRTWGFLAAVIVTGLVFDPLKRAIQARVDRIFDQKRFDYRETLVEFGRGLNSQTDLRALVDSIVERLPQTLLVTRVAVFLAKETDDTFAERHFELAASHGLTNLQATDLKALDVRFFDFDRPGANNHIFLENPQQVLRLPEAQRSSAGRLDLNYYLPCRVANREGGGNRTVAVIGLGRTDDGDFLSSEDMELLESLAGYIGIAIQNAQLYRRLEQKISDFERLKEFNENIVESINIGIFAVDLDDRIESWNAQMEAMYAKPRIDALRQPLSSVFPPEFVSRFNSVRDEQGTHTLYKFRLALPTGEVRTANIAIAPLVTRDFITVGRIILVDDITDRMQLEAQLTQSEKLSSIGLLAAGVAHEVNTPLAVISSYAQMLTKYMRDDERLAPVLEKITQQTFRASEIVNGLLNFSRTSGTEFTDVDLNELLRDTIALLDHQLKTAKIRVETNFDPQLPRIHGNRGKLQQVILNLMLNAKDAMLGTPNATLRIATFSGAGRVLVRIQDSGGGIEREHLHRIYDPFFTTKTKPQEGAHKGTGLGLAVSYGIMQEHAGKIHVESEVGIGTAFQLEFPTSGGRTAVIPEPARASDTQELERKTIHV
- a CDS encoding alpha/beta fold hydrolase; translation: MTSRHTDIVEGFVLVDGKKIHYQRAGRGRPLLLLHGLVGSARNWRLNISFLASHATVYAVDHFNMGESERVPGLDASLAATADRVAACMDALGLAEADIAAHSHGGAVAMMLAARHPDRVRRLILFAPANPFCDLGRQLIRFYQTRFGVWFARQIPLAPRMLKATALSRMYGDPSRVEKGALEGYTAGLRVPGTIDHVLQIVRRWSVDMGLLREALPVVAEKPTLLIWGDRDRAVGLSSARELQRILSRASLMVIPGAGHIAFEEMPDVCNRAMQDWISSPLPAEQGFSPAKTSAA
- a CDS encoding alpha/beta hydrolase yields the protein MTQSHIRSIDDLRGPEGRLEAVLNTGREDAPYATLVCHPHPLGGGTMHNKVVYHAMKALSSFGLPVVRFNFRSVGLSEGEFDDGLGELDDTRAVLEWMESNLRLPILLAGFSFGSFVGMRAGCGDERVKGLIGLGVPYRAEGRSYTYEFLTHCTQPKLFVSGTEDQFGPRDAVEPMLARAADPKRMVWIEGAEHFFQGTASSPGPKLDQMQAAIRSWMQETFGLTSA
- a CDS encoding M20/M25/M40 family metallo-hydrolase encodes the protein MPIDPIQLTKQLVDIESTTYCEGPAGAFLYEYLTDQRYAVERTRVAQPDHSCTPGAGNGDRFNVYAALPGVTPDVVLSTHMDTVPPYFGCTEDDEFLYGRGSCDAKGIIAAQVAAADRLREAGVKVGLLFVVGEERDSAGAAVANLHPKGSKFLINGEPTDNRLALASKGALRVELRAKGKMAHSAYPELGDSAIDKLIAALHDILAMPLPVEPDLGESGASTLNIGLIEGGRAPNVIADKAEAHILIRLVGPADETKQNIIKTVGDRADVTFSLELPFVRMRKVGNLPTMVAKFTTDIPSLTNWGEPFLLGPGSIHVAHTPNEKISKKELHEAVDLYTDLAVSLVS